In Manis pentadactyla isolate mManPen7 chromosome 11, mManPen7.hap1, whole genome shotgun sequence, one DNA window encodes the following:
- the LOC118910783 gene encoding cysteine-rich protein 2 isoform X1, producing the protein MASKCPKCDKTVYFAEKVSSLGKDWHKFCLKCERCSKTLTPGGHAEHDGKPFCHKPCYATLFGPKGVNIGGAGSYIYEKPSAEGPQVTGPIEVPVARAEERKASGPPKGPSKASCVTTFTGEPNMCPRCNKRVYFAEKVTSLGKDWHRPCLRCERCGKTLTPGGHAEHAGQPYCHKPCYGILFGPKGVNTGAVGSYIYDTDPEGKVQP; encoded by the exons ATGGCCTCCAAATGTCCCAAGTGCGACAAGACTGTGTACTTCG CTGAGAAGGTGAGCTCCCTGGGCAAGGACTGGCACAAGTTCTGCCTCAAGTGCGAGCGCTGCAGCAAGACGCTGACACCTGGGGGCCACGCCGAG CATGATGGGAAGCCATTCTGCCACAAGCCGTGCTACGCCACGCTGTTTGGGCCCAAAG GTGTGAACATCGGAGGTGCAGGCTCCTACATCTATGAGAAGCCCTCTGCTGAGGGACCTCAGGTCACTGGCCCCATCGAGGTCCCTGTGGCCCGGGCTGAGGAGCGGAAGGCGAGTGGCCCCCCAAAGGGGCCCAGCAAAG CCTCCTGTGTCACCACTTTCACCGGGGAGCCCAACATGTGTCCTCGCTGCAACAAGAGGGTCTACTTTG CCGAGAAGGTGACGTCTCTGGGCAAGGACTGGCACCGGCCGTGCCTGCGCTGTGAGCGCTGCGGGAAGACGCTGACTCCGGGCGGACACGCGGAG CACGCCGGCCAGCCGTACTGCCACAAGCCCTGCTACGGAATCCTCTTCGGACCCAAGG GAGTGAACACGGGAGCCGTGGGCAGCTACATCTATGATACGGACCCTGAGGGCAAAGTTCAGCCCTAG
- the LOC118910782 gene encoding cysteine-rich protein 1 isoform X2, producing MPKCPKCDKEVYFAERVTSLGKDWHRPCLKCEKCGKTLTSGGHSEHEGKPYCNHPCYSATFGPKGFGRGGAESHTFK from the exons ATGCCCAAGTGCCCCAAGTGCGACAAGGAGGTGTACTTCG CTGAGCGGGTGACCTCCCTGGGGAAGGACTGGCATCGGCCCTGCCTGAAGTGTGAGAAGTGTGGAAAGACATTGACCTCGGGGGGCCACTCTGAG CATGAAGGCAAGCCCTACTGCAACCACCCCTGCTACTCGGCCACGTTCGGGCCCAAAG GCTTTGGGCGGGGTGGAGCTGAGAGTCACACCTTCAAGTGA
- the LOC118910783 gene encoding cysteine-rich protein 2 isoform X2: protein MEACWLLVLWPAEKVSSLGKDWHKFCLKCERCSKTLTPGGHAEHDGKPFCHKPCYATLFGPKGVNIGGAGSYIYEKPSAEGPQVTGPIEVPVARAEERKASGPPKGPSKASCVTTFTGEPNMCPRCNKRVYFAEKVTSLGKDWHRPCLRCERCGKTLTPGGHAEHAGQPYCHKPCYGILFGPKGVNTGAVGSYIYDTDPEGKVQP from the exons ATGGAGGCCTGCTGGCTCCTGGTCCTCTGGCCGG CTGAGAAGGTGAGCTCCCTGGGCAAGGACTGGCACAAGTTCTGCCTCAAGTGCGAGCGCTGCAGCAAGACGCTGACACCTGGGGGCCACGCCGAG CATGATGGGAAGCCATTCTGCCACAAGCCGTGCTACGCCACGCTGTTTGGGCCCAAAG GTGTGAACATCGGAGGTGCAGGCTCCTACATCTATGAGAAGCCCTCTGCTGAGGGACCTCAGGTCACTGGCCCCATCGAGGTCCCTGTGGCCCGGGCTGAGGAGCGGAAGGCGAGTGGCCCCCCAAAGGGGCCCAGCAAAG CCTCCTGTGTCACCACTTTCACCGGGGAGCCCAACATGTGTCCTCGCTGCAACAAGAGGGTCTACTTTG CCGAGAAGGTGACGTCTCTGGGCAAGGACTGGCACCGGCCGTGCCTGCGCTGTGAGCGCTGCGGGAAGACGCTGACTCCGGGCGGACACGCGGAG CACGCCGGCCAGCCGTACTGCCACAAGCCCTGCTACGGAATCCTCTTCGGACCCAAGG GAGTGAACACGGGAGCCGTGGGCAGCTACATCTATGATACGGACCCTGAGGGCAAAGTTCAGCCCTAG
- the LOC118910782 gene encoding collagen alpha-1(I) chain isoform X1, whose amino-acid sequence MDRPRRQARPPWAADSGRSPHSEFRTAISSARRPGVVTPPSPQSPRPAAGPRGTPPLRVLAFEFLGAVPLRSLGFPRSRAVGGSPGGRAAGAGAERRVPRGPEGRELPEGAAPESAVSPGEGRVSVGGGPPGAPLCSYLRFGRDRAPPRLVQVPAGWAGCAFPLLGSPTPSVCPQGSLRPSGPAGPSAVPGPARRRGGSHDLPRPFGLEPRSRGPSPRLGAGREGRASKGRGPGVPERRALGGSDPVLAHVCFCAAVCKDPAPPCPSAPSATRRCTSSSVPQGASLCLCS is encoded by the exons ATGGACAG GCCCCGGAGGCAGGCCCGCCCTCCCTGGGCTGCGGACTCGGGCCGCTCCCCGCACTCGGAGTTTCGCACGGCGATAAGCAGCGCTCGCCGCCCGGGCGTGGTCACCCCGCCTTCCCCGCAGAGCCCGCGCCCCGCAGCCGGTCCACGGGGGACGCCCCCTCTCCGAGTCCTCGCCTTCGAATTCCTCGGGGCCGTCCCTCTGCGGTCCTTGGGCTTCCCTCGGAGCCGAGCTGTCGGGGGCTCTCCAGGAGGGCGGGCGGCTGGGGCCGGGGCGGAGCGCCGCGTGCCGCGAGGGCCGGAGGGGAGGGAGCTCCCGGAGGGCGCCGCACCTGAGAGCGCCGTGTCCCCGGGGGAGGGCCGGGTCTCAGTGGGTGGGGGGCCTCCCGGCGCGCCGCTGTGCAGCTATTTACGCTTTGGAAGGGACCGGGCCCCTCCCCGGCTCGTGCAGGTGCCGGCGGGCTGGGCCGGGTGCGCCTTCCCGCTCCTGGGGAGCCCCACCCCTTCGGTGTGTCCCCAGGGATCCCTGCGCCCCTCGGGCCCCGCTGGGCCGTCGGCTGTACCCGGTCCTGCTCGGAGGCGGGGCGGGTCGCATGACCTTCCTCGGCCGTTTGGCCTGGAACCGAGGTCCCGGGGTCCAAGTCCCAGACTCGGGGCGGGGCGCGAGGGGCGGGCCTCAAAGGGGCGGGGACCCGGGGTCCCTGAAAGGCGCGCCCTCGGTGGGAGCGACCCAGTCCTCGCTCACGTCTGCTTCTGCGCGGCTGTCTGCAAGGACCCGGCGCCGCCATGCCCAAGTGCCCCAAGTGCGACAAGGAGGTGTACTTCG AGCAGTGTCCCACAGggggcttctctgtgcctgtgtaGCTGA
- the LOC118910722 gene encoding tubulin epsilon and delta complex protein 1 isoform X10: MGRRRRRGGPEDAAGALPEAIAALSRTLPAGPSPETFRRAKFDRPEAAPALWRLLLRVLSPLPVDGATAPLAPEAEARAVRSALRSRGYPRWTLAQLPDDGAHGSRELLLALAWLLARGPLLEQLLVQTRLRLGDEMPVCECKALASPGWSTPRVEADSGVDVRHLQWLMGKLRFRWRNLMVSQQEQCTLLGKIHLYTSGCHGNRSLGHLSVAETELLRDPEGGRQLLGSLETENKRLEAALRWRRRELVFWQWMDTVLGACPLEASQPSSLPRIPEQGAGELQLVAQELQALLEELQEAVETRRSAWEAGIGGRGPAWSAVRQALQEAVGQELAALQQAWEPDQGLAQACPHGPHRLVRSEAGVPGEPGGLGLQAAEVIGALRSREACLEAVLHQLQGQCRQELARLAGALPGLIWIPPPRR; encoded by the exons atggggcggcggcggcgccgggGTGGCCCGGAGGACGCGGCCGGGGCCCTGCCCGAGGCCATCGCCGCGCTGAGTCGGACGCTGCCCGCTGGGCCCAGCCCCGAGACCTTCCGCCGCGCCAAGTTCGACCGTCCGGAGGCG GCCCCCGCGCTCTGGCGGCTACTCTTGCGCGTGCTCTCGCCGTTGCCGGTTGACGGCGCCACGGCCCCCCTGGCCCCGG AGGCCGAAGCCCGCGCGGTGAGGTCGGCGCTGCGCTCCCGGGGCTACCCGAGGTGGACGCTGGCCCAGCTCCCCGACGACGGCGCCCATGGCAGCCGTGAGCTGCTGCTGGCCCTGGCCTGGCTACTGGCCCGCGGGCCCCTGCTGGAGCAGCTGCTAGTCCAGACCCGCTTGCGGCTGGGCGACGAGATGCCCGTGTGCGAG TGCAAGGCCCTGGCCAGCCCTGGCTGGTCTACACCACGTGTGGAAGCAGACAGCGGAGTGGATGTCCGCCACCTGCAGTGGCTGATGGGAAAGCTTCGGTTCCGGTGGCGAAACCTGATGGTCAGTCAGCAGGAGCAATGTACCCTCCTGGGCAAG ATTCACTTATACACCAGCGGTTGCCATGGCAACCGCAGCCTCGGCCACCTGTCTGTTGCCGAAACGGAGCTGCTCAGGGACCCAGAGGGCGGCCGGCAG ctgctggGGAGTCTGGAGACGGAGAACAAGCGCCTGGAGGCTGCCCTGCGGTGGAGGCGCCGGGAGCTGGTCTTCTGGCAGTGGATG GACACGGTCCTGGGCGCCTGCCCCCTGGAGGCCTCACAGCCATCGTCCCTGCCCCGGATCCCTGAGCAGGGAGCTGGCGAATTGCAGCTGGTGGCGCAGGAGCTGCAGGCCCTGCTAGAGGAGCTGCAGGAAGCGGTGGAGACCCGGCGGTCGGCCTGGGAGGCGGGG ATTGGAGGCCGGGGGCCGGCTTGGAGTGCAGTGCGGCAGGCCCTGCAGGAGGCAGTCGGACAGGAGCTGGCCGCTTTGCAGCAGGCCTGGGAGCCAGACCAGGGCCTGGCCCAAGCCTGTCCCCATGGGCCCCACCGGCTGGTGAGGAGTGAGGCTGgagtcccaggggagccaggtgGCCTGGGCCTGCAGGCTGCCGAGGTGATTGGGGCACTAAGGAGCCGGGAGGCCTGCCTGGAGGCAGTGCTACACCAGCTGCAAGGACAGTGTCGGCAAGAGTTGGCCAGGCTGGCAGGAGCCCTGCCCGGCCTCATCTGGATCCCGCCGCCCCGACGGTGA